One genomic window of Fusarium fujikuroi IMI 58289 draft genome, chromosome FFUJ_chr01 includes the following:
- a CDS encoding related to protoplast regeneration and killer toxin resistance protein, with product MAAINTSSPPTAAPLNYNESPRPSSRPTSSSRHSPVRIPHLDESEGPRLRNGPVSPVRVNFQQDNWVQPSNADVEYTQKPSLRGELADRTLLPLPSPPENAPPPPPPHGLRSEPKSFPGFQDDSRGAEGGSEPRIERINIAEPTKTTPTDRIRNQDQHRNSRESNETASTNPQQISIESSATTSASSLSGMNENVESQAIGDSPESSIIEGNVLETQPVPLFQYHHQKDFPTSVPSAEARNSSASDLAESASNIGRHLTPNSGSHMRTSLPRPPSSYSVYSDSRGRSPGLMPAGSRKSPDVRMSTYAELLHAPYPQQAPAPLTPDNSNLRTVIGNNASLLSTQKTLDMYRANVKKTNDSSIQYSFAIFLISTAQEQGLDFSEPKARKNSPKPQKGRDSPTAEGSVSSPQELVREARQILQRLASAGYPFAQYYLADGFASGLFSKGKEDYNSAFPLFVLAAKHGHAESGYRTALCYEFGWGCRKDPAKAVQFLRTAASKRHPGAMTRLGKACLSGDLGEKRYREGIKWMKLAAEAADTQYNSAPYQLGCLYENGYGADIFKDDIHAAELFTQAAELGHPEANYRLGDAYEHGLLNCPRDPALSVHFYTGAAERGHAGAMMGLCAWYMVGAPPILEKDEEEAYEWARRSADLGFVKAQYAVGYFTEMGIGCRRDVLEANVWYVKAADAGEERAKQRLAIIQAAVSGQGTPMEVAPPRNGKMQKNPKDDKDCIVM from the exons ATGGCAGCAATAAACACTTCATCGCCTCCTACCGCGGCACCGTTGAACTACAACGAATCGCCGAGGCCCTCTTCGAGACCGACCAGTTCTTCTCGTCATAGCCCTGTTCGCATACCTCATCTCGATGAATCTGAAGGCCCAAGACTGCGCAACGGACCGGTCTCGCCCGTCCGCGTAAACTTTCAACAGGATAATTGGGTTCAGCCTTCAAACGCCGATGTCGAATATACTCAGAAGCCATCGTTGAGGGGAGAATTAGCCGATCGTACTCTGCTTCCACTGCCTTCGCCCCCAGAAAAtgctcctccccctcctcctccccacgGACTGAGGTCAGAGCCAAAGAGCTTTCCAGGGTTTCAAGATGATTCCCGCGGGGCTGAAGGGGGCTCTGAGCCGCGGATTGAAAGGATAAACATCGCCGAGCCCACCAAGACAACTCCAACGGACAGAATTCGCAATCAGGACCAGCACCGCAACAGTCGTGAATCAAATGAAACTGCTAGCACGAACCCGCAACAAATCTCTATAGAATCTTCGGCAACGACAAGCGCAAGCTCTTTATCAGGAATGAACGAGAACGTTGAGAGCCAGGCGATTGGCGATTCCCCTGAGAGCTCCATTATCGAAGGAAATGTGCTTGAGACCCAGCCTGTGCCTCTTTTTCAGTACCATCATCAGAAGGATTTCCCAACAAGCGTTCCAAGTGCAGAGGCCAGGAACTCGTCAGCTTCTGATCTCGCTGAGAGTGCCTCAAACATCGGCCGTCATCTTACTCCGAATTCGGGTAGCCATATGAGGACTTCATTGCCTCGGCCACCATCTTCGTATTCTGTCTATTCTGATTCACGTGGCCGCTCTCCGGGTCTTATGCCAGCTGGTTCACGTAAATCTCCTGATGTCAGAATGTCGACGTACGCCGAGTTGCTTCATGCGCCTTATCCTCAGCAGGCTCCGGCGCCATTGACACCTGATAACTCCAATCTTCGAACTGTGATTGGTAACAATGCGTCTCTTCTCAGCACACAAAAGACTCTGGACATGTATCGTGCCAACGTCAAAAAGACAAATGACTCTTCTATTCAGTACTCGTTCGCTATATTCTTAATTTCAACAGCCCAGGAGCAAGGCCTAGACTTTTCAGAACCTAAGGCACGCAAGAACAGCCCCAAACCTCAAAAGGGTCGCGACAGCCCAACTGCCGAAGGTTCTGTCTCAAGCCCGCAGGAACTGGTTCGTGAAGCCAGACAAATCCTACAGCGTCTCGCCAGTGCCGGATACCCCTTTGCGCAATACTATCTCGCGGATGGGTTTGCTTCTGGACTATTCAGTAAGGGTAAGGAGGATTATAATTCGGCATTCCCTCTGTTTGTTTTGGCTGCGAAGCACGGCCACGCTGAATCTGGTTACCGAACCGCTCTATGCTATGAATTCGGTTGGGGTTGCCGGAAAGACCCTGCCAAGGCGGTGCAATTCTTGCGGACAGCTGCTTCGAAGCGCCATCCTGGCGCCATGACACGTTTGGGCAAGGCCTGTCTATCTGGCGATCTTGGAGAAAAGCGCTACCGAGAAGGAATCAAGTGGATGAAGCTAGCTGCTGAAGCGGCTGATACTCAGTACAATTCTGCGCCATATCAACTTGGTTGCTTGTATGAGAATGGGTATGGTGCAGATATCTTCAAGGACGATATTCACGCTGCCGAGCTCTTTACTCAGGCTGCGGAATTAGGCCACCCTGAGGCTAATTATCGACTGGGTGATGCTTATGAGCATGGCCTGCTTAACTGCCCTCGTGATCCGGCTCTCAGCGTTCACTTCTATACCGGCGCTGCGGAAAGAGGACATGCCGGTGCCATGATGGGACTGTGTGCGTGGTACATGGTCGGCGCTCCCCCGATCCTTGaaaaggatgaggaggaggcctATGAGTGGGCGCGTCGATCAGCCGACTTAG GCTTCGTGAAGGCACAATACGCCGTCGGCTACTTTACGGAGATGGGCATCGGATGCCGACGTGACGTTTTGGAGGCCAATGTCTGGTACGTCAAAGCTGCCGATGCTGGTGAGGAGCGAGCCAAGCAACGGTTAGCCATCATCCAGGCGGCTGTCAGCGGTCAGGGTACTCCCATGGAGGTTGCCCCTCCGCGAAACGgcaagatgcagaagaatCCCAAAGACGACAAGGACTGCATCGTTATGTAA
- a CDS encoding probable Vacuolar ATPase assembly integral membrane protein VMA21 yields MATRRIVATEKTFLDKDDPVDEHSSTAPAVPSQVIYKLLAFTFAMIVVPIGSYFLTVNTVFRGNSSLAGGLAAVLANVVLVGYIIVAMKEDQSDKQKPESKKDK; encoded by the exons ATGGCCACTCGACGCATCGTTGCTACTGAAAAGACCTTCCTCGATAAGGACGATCCCGTTGATGAGCATTCTAGTACTGCTCCTGCCGTTCCCAG CCAAGTCATCTACAAGCTTCTAGCATTCACTTTTGCCATGATTGTGGTCCCCATTGGTTCCTATTTTCTTACTGTTAATACCGTCTTTCGTG GAAACTCTTCTCTTGCTGGTGGCTTAGCTGCTGTCTTGGCCAACGTCGTCCTTGTGGGATACATTATTGTAGCTATGAAAGAGGATCAGTCGGACAAACAAAAGccagagagcaagaaggacaagtaG
- a CDS encoding probable RPL33B-ribosomal protein L35a.e.c15, which yields MPSEAGHRLYVKGRHLSYQRSRHTTRPATSLIKIEGVDDTNAANFYLGKKVAFVYRGQKEIRGTKIRVIWGKVTRPHGNSGVVRAKFTSPLPTKSFGASVRVMLYPSSI from the exons ATGCCTTCAGAAGCCGGCCACAGAC TATACGTCAA GGGACGTCACCTGAGCTACCAGCGCTCTCGTCACACCACCCGCCCTGCTACCAGCCTGATCAAGATTGAGGGTGTTGATGACACCAACGCCGCCAA CTTCTATCTCGGCAAGAAGGTTGCTTTCGTCTACCGGGGCCAGAAGGAGATCCGCGGCACCAAGATCCGCGTGATCTGGGGCAAGGTCACCCGACCACACG GAAACTCCGGCGTCGTCCGCGCCAAGTTCACCTCCCCCCTTCCCACCAAGTCTTTCGGTGCTTCCGTTCGTGTCATGTTGTACCCTTCGTCGATATAA
- a CDS encoding probable ZWF1-glucose-6-phosphate dehydrogenase, whose protein sequence is MELKQNTTIVVLGASGDLAKKKTYPALFGLYRNQFLPKDVKIVGYARTKMDHDEYIRRIKSYIKTPTKETEQQLEEFAGLCTYVSGQYDKDESFQGLEQHLQEVEQGRPENHRLFYMALPPSVFTIVSQHLKKICYPKNGVARVIVEKPFGKDLASSRELQKSLEPDWNEQELFRIDHYLGKEMVKNILILRFGNSFLGATWNRHHIDNVQITFKEPFGTEGRGGYFDEFGIVRDVMQNHLLQVLTLLAMERPISFNAEDIRDEKVRVLRAIPAIEPKNVIIGQYGKSLDGSKPAYREDDTVPKDSRCPTFCALVAYIKNERWDGVPFIMKAGKALNEQKTEIRIQFKDVTSGIFKDIPRNELVMRIQPNESVYIKMNSKLPGLSMQTVVTELDLTYRRRFSDLKIPEAYESLVLDCLKGDQSNFVRDDELDASWRIFTPLLHYLDDNKEIIPMEYPYGSRGPAVLDDFTSSYGYKFSDAAGYQWPTTNAAAPNKL, encoded by the exons ATGGAGCTCAAGCAGAACACGACAATCGTCGTGCTCGGCGCTTCTGGTGATCTGGCGAAAAAGAAGACG TACCCTGCGCTTTTCGGTCTT TATCGAAATCAGTTCCTGCCCAAGGATGTCAAAATTGTCGGATATGCCCGCACCAAGATGGACCACGATGAATACATTCGACGCATCAAGTCATACATAAAGACACCCACAAAGGAGACTGAGCAGCAACTCGAGGAGTTCGCCGGGCTTTGCACCTACGTCTCGGGCCAGTACGACAAGGATGAGTCCTTCCAGGGTTTGGAGCAGCACCTCCAGGAGGTTGAGCAAGGCCGCCCCGAGAACCACCGTCTTTTCTACATGGCGCTGCCTCCCAGTGTCTTCACCATTGTTTCACAGCACCTGAAGAAGATTTGCTACCCCAAGAACGGTGTCGCGCGTGTGATT GTCGAGAAGCCCTTCGGCAAGGACCTTGCCAGTTCCCGAGAGCTTCAAAAGTCACTCGAGCCTGATTGGAACGAGCAGGAGCTGTTCCGAATTGACCACTACCTTGGTAAGGAGATGGTCAAGAACATTCTGATTCTTAGATTTGGCAACTCTTTCCTCGGCGCCACGTGGAACCGACACCACATCGACAACGTCCAGATCACCTTCAAGGAGCCCTTTGGTACCGAGGGTCGCGGTGGCTACTTTGACGAGTTCGGTATCGTTCGTGATGTCATGCAGAACCATCTCCTCCAGGTCCTTACTCTTTTGGCTATGGAGAGGCCCATCTCTTTCAACGCCGAAGATATCCGTGATGAGAAGGTTCGCGTTCTCCGTGCCATCCCAGCCATTGAGCCCAAGAACGTCATCATCGGTCAGTACGGCAAGTCTCTTGACGGAAGTAAGCCCGCCTACCGTGAGGACGACACCGTTCCCAAGGACTCGAGATGCCCCACTTTCTGTGCACTCGTTGCTTACATCAAGAACGAGCGCTGGGATGGCGTACCTTTCATCATGAAAGCCGGAAAGGCTCTCAATGAGCAGAAGACCGAGATTCGAATCCAGTTCAAGGACGTCACATCGGGTATCTTTAAGGACATTCCCCGAAACGAGCTTGTTATGCGCATTCAGCCCAATGAGAGTGTCTATATCAAGATGAACTCTAAGCTGCCTGGTCTCAGCATGCAAACTGTTGTTACCGAGCTGGATCTCACCTATCGACGACGATTCTCCGACCTCAAAATCCCCGAGGCATACGAGTCGCTTGTCCTTGACTGCTTGAAGGGTGACCAGTCCAACTTTGTCCGTGACGACGAGCTCGACGCCAGCTGGCGCATCTTCACCCCTCTCCTCCACTACCTTGACGACAACAAGGAGATTATTCCCATGGAGTACCCTTACG GTTCTCGTGGCCCTGCTGTTCTGGATGACTTCACCTCCTCTTACGGTTACAAGTTCAGTGACGCAGCTGGTTACCAGTGGCCAACAACcaatgctgctgctcctAACAAGTtgtaa
- a CDS encoding related to helicases of the Snf2/Rad54 family, producing the protein MARSSSPLPIRHSNALPRTPSLARNTITIDDADEITDTIPCSPSAFFRDRDTTTQPTQVLQKPGLAPMRSSSPASSIVEVPASSPFQQPKKPTPLGNTLGSRVAPLGTFFRPPQRPPPAMTNKRPAVEPINLISDDEDDLTPPRGDIRPTTFKAQISAFAYNPEPESSEKTIKTKLRQIYDVFGEGVPSHKAKEALSACKNDLTEAIDYLELQMRQSKQPASNPKPGRRLISKAALQSSAAASRANSRSRTASISPVKKPRRRLVQGLRKTSIPSSPAFPSSPPAHASSDDPLIIDLVDDGQEDMYQAEASPEPSNDEDNRVLTCLNTSTVQELAAMTGMKEEQLACMIEKRPFDDISKARRVTVGKKPGARKASKVSIGENVVEAVGVFIDAVAAIDNVVGKCDRDAKAIRQQLDTWDIDTFGHSKRERSQNSDDLPPTPTSISAPRYVRPPIAQQPRYMDGHCQMKPFQLVGLNWMSLLYKFNIGCILADEMGLGKTCQVISLICHLVQDYEESKEGKGTRPWPNLIVVPPSTYNNWLGEFEKFAPNLSVIGYRGSQAERAEIAYEIEHDPEAFHVVLATYSQINNDADIEAMQSIGMHTAIFDEGHKMKNPETKIYKDLCRIHASWKMLLTGTPVQNNLLEMTSLLNFINPNIFKGCMQHIQYIFSQKVTIRDVSNGAFLYSERVKRARTILEPFILQRRKDQVLSDMPSKICNVVRCDMDENQKQVYAEYEEMFKLEPSKRVTKVRGRGNDQNNCWMQLRKAALHPLLFRRHFDDKKVEKMARILMDSVSQDELRQPDIKHLIQELKDSSDFGLHLWCRDYPGLLGKFDIPPETEMDSGKVKKLLELVNLYQENGDRVLVFSKFSRVIELLQEVLDQQNIRHQVLMGSTHVVERQTLIDEFNDDPDIPVFLLTTGAGGTGINLTAANKVIIFDQSDNPQDDIQAENRAHRLGQKREVEIIRLIASNTIEELIYKACQKKIELANKVTGAVTDEDPGVTEQTLETEVRKMLMEEQMTPP; encoded by the exons ATGGCACGAAGCTCTTCACCCTTGCCAATCCGGCATTCAAACGCTCTACCTCGCACCCCATCGCTCGCTCGCAATACAATAACCATTGACGATGCCGATGAAATAACGGACACAATTCCCTGCTCTCCGTCTGCCTTTTTTCGTGACCGAGATACTAcaacacaaccaacacaagTCCTTCAGAAACCTGGACTTGCACCAATGCGAAGCTCCTCTCCTGCAAGCAGCATTGTGGAAGTTCCTGCATCATCGCCCTTCCAACAACCTAAAAAACCTACACCTCTGGGTAACACTCTTGGTAGCAGAGTTGCCCCTCTCGGTACCTTTTTTCGTCCTCCACAACGGCCTCCTCCTGCAATGACCAACAAGCGACCGGCTGTTGAGCctatcaatctcatctcggacgatgaggacgaccTCACACCTCCCCGTGGCGATATTCGACCGACAACGTTTAAGGCACAGATCTCGGCATTCGCGTACAATCCTGAACCAGAGAGCTCGGAAAAGACCATCAAGACTAAACTCCGACAGATCTATGATGTTTTTGGAGAAGGAGTGCCTTcgcacaaggccaaggaggcATTGAGTGCATGCAAAAACGATCTCACAGAAGCCATAGACTATCTCGAACTACAAATGCGTCAGTCCAAACAGCCCGCGTCCAACCCTAAACCTGGCAGACGTCTGATTAGCAAGGCGGCTCTCCAATCATCAGCAGCGGCGAGCCGGGCCAACTCCCGCTCACGCACAGCATCCATCAGCCCTGTAAAGAAACCCCGACGGCGACTAGTACAAGGTCTCCGAAAGACCTCGATCCCTTCGTCTCCGGCAttcccatcatctcctcccgCCCATGCCTCAAGCGACGATCCGCTAATTATTGACCTTGTTGACGATGGGCAGGAGGATATGTATCAGGCGGAGGCATCGCCAGAGCCTTCAAACGATGAGGATAATCGGGTACTGACTTGTCTCAACACAAGCACTGTTCAAGAACTAGCTGCCATGACAGGCATGAAGGAAGAGCAACTTGCTTGCATGATCGAGAAGCGACCTTTTGATGACATATCCAAGGCTAGGCGTGTCACCGTCGGTAAAAAGCCTGGTGCCCGAAAGGCTTCCAAAGTCAGCATTGGAGAGAATGTTGTGGAGGCTGTCGGCGTCTTTATTGATGCAGTTGCCGCAATCGACAATGTTGTCGGCAAGTGTGACCGTGACGCAAAAGCTATCAGACAGCAGCTCGATACCTGGGATATCGATACGTTCGGGCATAGTAAGCGAGAGCGAAGCCAAAACTCAGACGATCTGCCTCCAACCCCTACGAGCATCAGCGCGCCCAGATACGTGCGCCCGCCTATTGCCCAACAGCCCAGGTACATGGATGGGCATTGCCAGATGAAACCTTTCCAGCTTGTAGGCCTGAATTGGATGTCCCTCCTCTACAAGTTTAACATAGGCTGTATCCTTGCCGATGAGATGGGGCTCGGCAAGACTTGTCAAGTCATTTCACTCATTTGCCACCTTGTTCAGGATTATGAGGAGagcaaagaaggaaaaggaaccCGGCCTTGGCCCAATCTCATTGTCGTTCCCCCAAGTACCTACAACAACTGGCTAGGAGAATTTGAGAAATTTGCTCCAAACCTCTCGGTGATCGGATACCGAGGCTCTCAGGCAGAGCGGGCTGAGATCGCATATGAGATCGAACATGATCCTGAAGCCTTCCACGTCGTGCTTGCAACATACTCTCAGATCAACAACGACGCAGATATTGAGGCTATGCAGTCCATTGGAATGCACACTGCCATTTTTGACGAAGGCCACAAGATGAAAAACCCTGAGACTAAGATATACAAAGATCTTTGCCGTATTCATGCATCATGGAAAATGCTCCTCACAG GAACTCCTGTTCAAAACAATTTGTTGGAGATGACCTCACTCCTCAATTTCATAAACCCCAATATCTTCAAAGGCTGCATGCAACACATTCAGTACATTTTTAGCCAAAAGGTCACTATCAGAGACGTTTCAAACGGTGCTTTTCTGTACAGTGAGCGTGTTAAGCGAGCCAGAACTATCTTGGAGCCGTTCATCCTCCAGCGTCGAAAAGATCAAGTTTTGTCAGATATGCCTTCCAAGATCTGCAATGTCGTCCGCTGCGACATGGACGAGAACCAGAAGCAAGTGTATGCCGAGTATGAGGAGATGTTCAAGCTTGAGCCGTCCAAGCGCGTCACAAAAGTCCGTGGCCGTGGAAATGACCAGAACAATTGCTGGATGCAGCTTCGCAAGGCAGCACTCCACCCGCTCCTTTTCAGGCGCCATTTTGAtgacaagaaggttgagaagatggctcGAATCCTGATGGATAGCGTTTCTCAGGATGAACTCCGTCAACCCGACATAAAGCATCTAATCCAAGAACTCAAGGACTCTTCAGATTTTGGACTTCACCTCTGGTGTCGTGACTACCCAGGCCTCCTCGGAAAGTTCGACATCCCTCCAGAGACTGAGATGGACAGCGGAAAGGTGAAGAAActtctcgagctcgtcaATCTGTATCAGGAGAACGGTGACCGAGTCCTTGTGTTCAGCAAGTTTTCTCGCGTCATTGAGCTGCTGCAGGAAGTGCTCGATCAGCAGAATATCCGGCATCAAGTCTTGATGGGGAGCACTCATGTTGTAGAGAGACAGACGCTGATTGATGAGTTCAATGATGACCCGGATATTCCAGTGTTCCTGCTCACAACCGGAGCAGGTGGCACAGGTATCAACCTCACGGCTGCAAACAAAGTCATCATCTTTGACCAGTCGGACAACCCTCAAGATGACATCCAGGCCGAGAACAGAGCCCATCGCCTTGGTCAGAAGCGCGAAGTCGAAATCATTCGACTTATCGCTTCCAATACTATCGAGGAGCTTATCTACAAAGCTTGCCAGAAGAAAATCGAACTGGCAAATAAGGTCACTGGTGCTGTGACTGATGAAGATCCCGGTGTGACAGAGCAGACCCTCGAGACAGAGGTCCGCAAGATGCTCATGGAGGAACAAATGACGCCTCCTTAG